A genomic window from Candidatus Kouleothrix ribensis includes:
- the modA gene encoding molybdate ABC transporter substrate-binding protein produces MFHSRLLLVLAVLVAMLAACGGAPSAARTPAAELTVFAAASLTDAFKAIGEQFSAANGGAAITFNFAGSDQLATQIAQGAPADVFASANTKQLDVVITAGEIISGTARTFARNRLVLVYPQSNPGKLVALQDLAKPGLKIVLANKHVPVGGYALDFLAKASQLPEYTAAYSPTVLANVVSYEESVKAVLGKIVLGEADAGIVYTTDTATVKDGSIGTLAIPDNLNTIAAYPIAATKNAKNPGLARKFVDFVLSPAGQQILVKYGFIASGSTSGAAPNSIGRL; encoded by the coding sequence ATGTTCCATTCCCGCTTGCTGCTCGTACTGGCCGTGCTCGTAGCGATGTTGGCGGCCTGTGGTGGGGCGCCTTCGGCCGCACGTACGCCTGCCGCCGAGCTAACCGTCTTCGCCGCTGCGTCGCTCACCGATGCCTTCAAGGCGATTGGCGAGCAGTTTAGCGCGGCCAACGGCGGCGCAGCCATCACGTTCAACTTCGCCGGCTCCGACCAGCTGGCCACGCAGATCGCGCAGGGCGCGCCGGCCGATGTGTTTGCCTCGGCGAATACAAAGCAGCTGGATGTGGTGATCACCGCCGGCGAGATCATCAGCGGCACCGCGCGCACCTTTGCGCGCAACCGGCTGGTGCTGGTGTACCCACAGAGCAACCCCGGCAAGCTGGTGGCGTTGCAGGATCTGGCCAAACCCGGCCTCAAGATCGTGCTGGCGAACAAGCACGTGCCGGTGGGCGGCTACGCGCTCGACTTCCTGGCCAAGGCCTCGCAGCTGCCCGAGTACACCGCCGCCTACAGCCCAACCGTGCTCGCGAACGTCGTTTCGTACGAAGAGAGCGTCAAAGCCGTGTTGGGCAAAATCGTGCTGGGCGAAGCCGACGCCGGGATTGTCTACACCACCGATACCGCGACGGTCAAGGACGGCAGCATCGGTACGTTGGCCATCCCCGACAATCTGAACACGATCGCGGCCTACCCGATCGCTGCGACGAAGAACGCAAAGAACCCTGGCCTGGCCAGGAAGTTTGTCGATTTTGTGCTTTCGCCGGCCGGGCAGCAGATCCTGGTGAAGTACGGTTTCATTGCCAGCGGCAGCACCAGCGGCGCCGCACCGAATAGTATCGGAAGGCTCTAG
- a CDS encoding GDP-mannose 4,6-dehydratase: MAEFLGLLTAEGYVSESGKIQFTNSSVELRDRVSELWSKLYLGTSTTPLHPSGWNAERVAGQLYLIGDRAIGRWLREQLYADNGFKRVPRLVLNSTLDIQRAYLAGYHAGDGLKAGNGESIKTNSALLAQGLCLLYTQQGRQCSVYIEHRGERTYYQLNSASAQELEQKGQHLHKPAENIRRIDEPATADEWVFDIETESGVFCAGVGRIIVHNSPRRGLEFVTRKITNGVARIKLGIDRELRLGNLESQRDWGFAGDYVKAMWMMLQQDQPDDFVVATGQTQSVRRFCELAFGHVGLDYQRYVVLDERFMRPAEVDLLVGDPAKAHAVLGWQPETTFEQLVTAMVDADIALLKSQV; the protein is encoded by the coding sequence ATGGCCGAGTTCTTGGGCTTGCTCACGGCTGAGGGGTATGTGTCTGAATCTGGAAAGATCCAGTTCACCAATAGCAGCGTCGAGCTGCGTGACCGTGTGAGCGAGCTATGGTCGAAGCTATACCTGGGCACGAGCACAACGCCCTTGCACCCATCGGGCTGGAACGCCGAGCGCGTAGCCGGCCAACTGTACCTGATCGGCGATCGAGCGATTGGCCGGTGGTTGCGCGAGCAGCTTTACGCAGATAACGGGTTCAAGCGCGTGCCGCGGCTCGTACTAAACAGCACGCTCGATATTCAGCGTGCATACCTGGCTGGCTACCATGCCGGCGACGGGCTGAAGGCCGGCAACGGCGAGAGCATAAAGACAAACAGCGCCTTGCTGGCACAGGGGCTGTGCCTGCTGTATACCCAGCAAGGCCGCCAGTGCTCGGTATACATCGAGCACCGCGGCGAGCGAACCTATTACCAGCTCAATAGCGCGTCTGCGCAAGAGCTTGAGCAGAAGGGCCAGCACCTGCATAAGCCGGCCGAGAATATTCGGCGTATCGACGAGCCGGCCACCGCCGATGAGTGGGTCTTCGATATCGAGACCGAGAGTGGCGTGTTCTGTGCTGGCGTAGGCCGCATTATTGTTCACAATAGCCCGCGCCGCGGGCTCGAGTTCGTCACCCGCAAGATCACCAACGGCGTCGCGCGGATCAAGCTTGGCATCGACCGTGAGCTGCGGTTGGGCAACCTCGAGTCGCAGCGCGACTGGGGCTTTGCCGGCGATTATGTGAAGGCCATGTGGATGATGCTGCAGCAGGATCAGCCCGACGACTTCGTGGTTGCCACCGGGCAGACCCAGTCGGTGCGGCGGTTCTGCGAGCTGGCCTTCGGCCATGTCGGGCTCGACTACCAGCGCTATGTGGTGCTCGACGAGCGCTTCATGCGCCCGGCCGAGGTCGACCTGCTGGTCGGCGATCCGGCCAAGGCCCACGCCGTGCTGGGCTGGCAGCCCGAGACGACGTTCGAGCAGCTGGTGACGGCTATGGTTGATGCCGATATTGCGCTACTGAAGAGCCAGGTGTAA
- a CDS encoding aminotransferase class III-fold pyridoxal phosphate-dependent enzyme has product MELLDNREHLAPVWARYTDLVAERGEGACLYTTDGRSYLDFTCGIGVTNTGHCHPHVVAAIREQAGLLLHGQANIVYHQPMLALVGALREVVHPALDTFFFSNSGAEAVEASIKLARQASGRSDVIVFGGGFHGRTAGAMALTTSKGKYRGGYAPLPSGVHVAPYAYCFQCAVARAAGKSGAAISAAAPDTGECCGDPLRQVRHMLQTCTVPEDVAAILVEPVQGEGGYIVPPASFMRGLRQICDEHGILLIADEVQTGFGRTGKFFAIEHFDVLPDIMIMAKGIASGLPLSGIAAPRALMERWHPGSHGGTYGGNALACAAGAATIRVIQAEHLVENAARLGVLLKAELAELQRRQRAIGDVRGLGLMVGVELLRDDGSPDAALCKRVLAGCRERGLLLLNCGSYDNVVRFIPPLVVTEAQVRQAVSIFEAALAA; this is encoded by the coding sequence ATGGAGCTGTTAGACAACCGAGAGCATCTCGCGCCAGTGTGGGCACGCTATACCGATCTGGTCGCCGAGCGCGGCGAAGGTGCCTGCCTGTACACCACCGACGGGCGCAGCTACCTCGATTTCACCTGTGGCATCGGCGTCACCAACACCGGCCACTGCCATCCACATGTGGTCGCGGCCATCCGCGAGCAGGCCGGCCTGCTGCTGCACGGCCAGGCCAACATCGTGTACCACCAGCCCATGCTCGCGCTGGTTGGCGCGCTGCGCGAGGTAGTACACCCCGCGCTCGACACCTTCTTCTTCAGCAATAGTGGTGCCGAGGCGGTCGAGGCCTCGATCAAGCTGGCGCGCCAGGCCAGCGGGCGCTCAGACGTGATCGTGTTTGGCGGCGGCTTCCACGGGCGCACCGCCGGGGCCATGGCGCTCACCACCAGCAAAGGCAAGTATCGCGGCGGCTACGCCCCGCTGCCGTCGGGCGTACATGTGGCGCCCTATGCGTACTGCTTCCAGTGCGCGGTGGCGCGCGCGGCCGGCAAATCGGGCGCCGCGATCTCGGCGGCCGCGCCCGACACCGGCGAATGCTGCGGCGACCCGCTGCGCCAGGTGCGGCACATGCTGCAAACCTGCACCGTGCCCGAAGACGTAGCGGCGATTCTGGTCGAGCCGGTGCAGGGCGAGGGCGGCTACATCGTGCCGCCGGCCTCATTCATGCGCGGGCTGCGCCAGATCTGCGACGAGCATGGCATCCTGCTGATCGCCGACGAAGTGCAGACCGGCTTCGGCCGCACGGGCAAGTTCTTCGCGATTGAGCACTTCGACGTGCTGCCCGACATTATGATCATGGCCAAGGGGATTGCCTCGGGCCTGCCGCTCTCGGGCATCGCGGCGCCACGCGCGCTCATGGAGCGCTGGCACCCCGGCTCGCACGGCGGCACCTATGGCGGCAACGCGCTGGCATGCGCGGCCGGCGCGGCGACGATCCGCGTGATCCAGGCGGAGCACCTGGTCGAGAATGCGGCGCGGCTGGGCGTGCTGCTCAAGGCCGAGCTGGCCGAGCTACAGCGCCGGCAGCGCGCGATCGGCGATGTGCGCGGGCTTGGCCTGATGGTCGGCGTCGAGCTACTGCGCGACGACGGCAGCCCCGACGCGGCGCTGTGCAAGCGCGTGCTGGCCGGCTGCCGCGAGCGTGGCCTGCTGCTGCTCAACTGTGGCTCGTACGACAACGTGGTGCGCTTCATTCCACCGCTGGTGGTGACTGAGGCACAGGTGCGCCAGGCGGTCAGCATCTTCGAAGCGGCACTCGCGGCCTAA
- a CDS encoding helix-turn-helix transcriptional regulator has translation MIPHPPDMPETLGARIARLRAARGWTQEQLAERLAASRVAVSHFEMGLALPSERTVVLLAGLFKLEPHELVAGTSYPPAKAERLPAAACRYTEAEHQLALLRCDLGWATRLGGAAQRAVVAEWRLRLAALRDAADDDGERRLLEAGLRELAATLPG, from the coding sequence ATGATACCACACCCCCCCGACATGCCCGAAACGCTGGGCGCGCGGATCGCGCGGCTGCGCGCGGCGCGCGGCTGGACGCAAGAGCAGCTGGCGGAGCGGCTGGCGGCATCGCGCGTGGCGGTGTCGCACTTCGAGATGGGCCTGGCGCTGCCGAGCGAGCGCACGGTGGTGCTGCTGGCCGGGCTGTTTAAGCTCGAGCCGCACGAGCTGGTGGCCGGCACCAGCTACCCGCCCGCCAAGGCCGAGCGCCTGCCGGCGGCGGCCTGCCGCTACACCGAGGCCGAGCACCAGCTGGCGCTGCTGCGGTGCGACCTGGGCTGGGCTACGCGGCTGGGTGGCGCTGCCCAGCGCGCGGTGGTCGCCGAGTGGCGCCTGCGGCTGGCGGCCCTGCGCGACGCAGCCGACGACGACGGCGAGCGCAGGCTGCTCGAGGCGGGGCTGCGTGAGCTGGCGGCAACCTTGCCTGGATAA
- a CDS encoding tetratricopeptide repeat protein, producing the protein MPSLYLITLLLLALIVLIALPPVRSTLTSQLRRLRQGVFPTPPGPARTATTVIAGNGDEIQLGDDRTPMSMAARLELAGGRRGLLILVLIGLLVLIGAWQLYRYTNAPTPEQFVVLVAPFREPGGTPGQTGRAVAAELAAALPQASGGRVVAQALDTPPASLPASLDLLASSGADALVWGDIAGGGMLDRTTLRPTLVYRPNGPFAPLGWAGYAGRFAMPAEYVLAGEPVNGAVVLPALLGALADYDAGRFDAAAESFGTLLGNYPALAPTLPRALRGNMLWARGEYQQAINEYQQATRSTDGPAAALLYNNLGAIQEDAGDNLAATSSFNSAITALRGGDLAALRYNLGIQWLRAGRTAEAVGALEIARNPALLAGTAAPANVLLALAQAYRQNGQFEQAQALIDAAERQAASDAGLVTAELRNITRARLRAETEAEHVLLDLAQKAGARGPLMWELLGSDALSMRDLDSARSQISQAVDDSRVLAQLWARLATAKDAAGEQFAGQIAISQSLQAQAQLRERLRWQALIEIERGSVQGATRPQGLAAVWVALTGDRSPLGRGRAILEDLLNSQPADVDALILLGHSQLINGNLDAARPHFEQAAQLAPGRPEPVYGQALAALPSDRSRAKQLLADAIAKAPGFFPARQRLVALAEEDRDWPTVVEQRRWLAANRPSHANTLALAAALRQSGPDQFAAAEQLLLPLANQGDTSAMIALSELYQQHGDGDAARQMLARAQQAAPRDSTVAYQYGRLLEQQRDADGALAAYTHAIELNTADIPARLALGRLYTAKGQPLEAGQQYEVALRAGAQDPAELGLIGAVLLENGEYDAAATAYERAIGAQPNNGDPADANTALAALYHGLGQADLKRGQIDAAATAEQRALELRGNAYPEALVGLGDIALLRNQAAGAVDQYNAAIKLDPRLAAAYIGLGRASGALGNWVAAQAHFRDAVAIDARSAEAHLWLGEALVRQPEPPLQAAIDEYVRALELRENRYPEAYFGLAQAQMASGRGDLARENLALALQLRPGYADALLLQGKLFEQLGDPAAARDSYTRAIAASKALAEPYYRRALLSLRADQLDDAAGDLEDAIGIQANFSEAHYWLGRIYLAQNRPKPAREQFILAIEQRNNHFADARFYQGLAEEQLGQRDDAVQSYQAALEQGGTSEWAGEARTALSRLRQP; encoded by the coding sequence ATGCCTTCCCTGTATTTGATCACGCTGCTGCTGCTGGCCTTGATTGTGTTGATCGCACTGCCCCCGGTTCGCTCGACCCTGACGAGCCAGCTTCGGCGCCTCCGCCAAGGCGTGTTCCCCACCCCACCTGGCCCTGCCCGCACCGCCACAACCGTGATCGCCGGCAATGGCGACGAGATACAGCTTGGCGACGATCGCACGCCGATGAGCATGGCGGCGCGGCTCGAGCTGGCCGGCGGCCGGCGCGGGCTGCTGATCCTGGTGCTGATCGGGCTGCTGGTGCTGATCGGAGCCTGGCAGCTGTACCGCTATACCAACGCGCCGACACCCGAACAGTTCGTGGTGCTGGTGGCACCATTTCGCGAGCCAGGCGGCACGCCGGGCCAAACCGGCCGGGCCGTCGCGGCCGAGCTGGCCGCTGCGCTGCCACAGGCCAGTGGCGGCCGAGTGGTCGCACAGGCGCTCGATACGCCGCCGGCCAGCCTGCCAGCGTCGCTCGATCTGCTGGCCAGCAGCGGCGCCGACGCGCTAGTGTGGGGCGATATCGCCGGCGGCGGCATGCTCGATCGCACGACCCTACGGCCGACCCTGGTGTATCGGCCGAATGGCCCATTCGCACCGCTGGGCTGGGCCGGCTACGCCGGGCGCTTCGCCATGCCGGCCGAGTATGTACTGGCCGGCGAGCCGGTCAATGGCGCGGTAGTGCTGCCGGCACTGCTAGGCGCGCTGGCCGACTACGACGCCGGGCGCTTCGACGCGGCCGCAGAGAGCTTCGGCACGCTGCTCGGCAACTACCCCGCGCTGGCGCCGACGCTGCCGCGCGCGCTGCGCGGCAATATGCTGTGGGCGCGCGGTGAGTACCAGCAGGCGATTAACGAGTATCAGCAGGCGACCCGCAGCACCGACGGGCCGGCGGCGGCGCTACTGTACAACAACCTGGGCGCCATCCAGGAGGATGCCGGCGACAATCTGGCGGCGACATCTTCGTTCAACAGCGCGATCACCGCACTGCGCGGCGGCGACCTGGCCGCGCTGCGCTACAACCTGGGCATACAGTGGTTGCGGGCCGGCCGCACGGCCGAGGCGGTGGGCGCGCTCGAGATCGCGCGCAACCCGGCGCTGTTGGCCGGCACGGCTGCACCGGCAAATGTGCTGCTGGCCTTGGCCCAGGCGTATCGCCAGAATGGCCAGTTCGAACAGGCCCAGGCGCTGATCGATGCGGCCGAGCGCCAGGCGGCCAGCGATGCCGGCCTGGTAACGGCCGAGCTGCGTAATATCACACGTGCGCGCCTGCGCGCCGAGACCGAGGCCGAGCATGTGCTGCTCGATCTGGCGCAGAAGGCCGGCGCGCGTGGCCCGCTGATGTGGGAACTGCTCGGCAGCGACGCGCTCTCGATGCGCGATCTCGACAGCGCGCGCAGCCAGATCAGCCAGGCAGTCGACGACTCGCGCGTGTTGGCCCAGCTCTGGGCGCGCCTGGCCACTGCGAAAGATGCGGCCGGCGAACAATTCGCCGGCCAGATCGCGATCAGCCAATCGCTACAGGCCCAGGCCCAGCTGCGCGAGCGGCTACGCTGGCAGGCGCTGATCGAGATCGAGCGCGGCAGCGTGCAGGGCGCCACTAGGCCACAGGGCCTGGCGGCGGTCTGGGTGGCCCTGACCGGCGACCGTTCGCCGCTGGGCCGTGGGCGGGCGATCCTGGAAGACCTGCTCAATAGCCAGCCTGCCGATGTCGATGCGCTGATCTTGCTTGGCCACAGCCAGCTGATCAATGGCAACCTCGACGCGGCGCGGCCACATTTCGAGCAGGCCGCGCAGCTGGCGCCAGGGCGGCCCGAGCCGGTGTATGGCCAGGCGCTGGCGGCCCTGCCCAGCGATCGTAGCCGCGCAAAGCAGCTACTCGCCGACGCGATCGCGAAAGCGCCGGGCTTCTTTCCGGCCCGCCAGCGGCTGGTGGCGCTGGCCGAAGAAGATCGCGACTGGCCGACCGTAGTCGAGCAGCGCCGCTGGCTCGCGGCCAACCGGCCGAGCCACGCCAACACGCTGGCGCTGGCGGCCGCGCTGCGCCAGAGCGGGCCGGATCAGTTTGCCGCAGCCGAGCAGCTGCTGCTACCGCTGGCCAACCAGGGCGATACCAGCGCGATGATCGCGCTGAGCGAGCTGTACCAGCAGCACGGCGACGGCGACGCGGCGCGCCAGATGCTCGCCCGCGCCCAACAGGCCGCGCCGCGCGACTCGACCGTAGCATACCAGTATGGGCGGCTGCTCGAGCAACAGCGCGATGCCGACGGTGCGCTGGCAGCCTACACGCACGCGATCGAGCTGAACACGGCCGACATTCCCGCGCGGCTGGCGCTAGGCCGGCTGTACACCGCCAAAGGCCAGCCGCTCGAGGCTGGACAGCAGTACGAGGTGGCACTGCGCGCCGGCGCGCAAGATCCGGCCGAGCTCGGGCTGATCGGTGCCGTGCTGCTCGAGAATGGCGAATATGACGCAGCGGCCACCGCCTACGAGCGCGCGATCGGCGCGCAGCCAAACAATGGCGATCCGGCCGACGCCAACACCGCACTGGCTGCACTATACCACGGCCTGGGCCAGGCCGACCTCAAGCGCGGCCAGATCGACGCCGCCGCCACCGCCGAGCAGCGCGCACTCGAACTGCGCGGCAATGCCTACCCCGAGGCGCTGGTCGGCCTGGGCGATATTGCGCTACTGCGCAACCAGGCGGCTGGTGCGGTCGACCAGTACAACGCCGCGATCAAGCTCGATCCCCGGCTGGCGGCGGCGTATATCGGGCTTGGCCGCGCATCGGGCGCGCTGGGCAACTGGGTTGCGGCGCAGGCGCACTTCCGCGATGCGGTGGCGATCGACGCCCGATCGGCCGAGGCGCACCTGTGGCTGGGTGAAGCGCTGGTGCGCCAGCCCGAGCCACCGCTCCAGGCTGCGATCGACGAATATGTGCGCGCGCTCGAGCTGCGCGAGAATCGCTACCCCGAGGCCTACTTCGGCCTGGCCCAGGCTCAGATGGCCAGCGGGCGCGGCGACCTGGCGCGCGAAAACCTGGCGCTGGCGCTCCAGCTGCGCCCCGGCTACGCCGATGCGCTCCTGCTGCAAGGCAAGCTGTTCGAGCAATTGGGCGACCCGGCAGCCGCGCGCGATTCGTACACCAGGGCCATCGCCGCGAGCAAGGCGCTGGCCGAGCCATACTACCGCCGGGCGCTGCTGTCGCTGCGCGCCGACCAGCTCGACGATGCGGCCGGCGATCTCGAAGACGCGATCGGCATCCAGGCTAACTTCTCTGAGGCACACTACTGGCTAGGCCGGATCTACCTAGCGCAGAACCGGCCGAAGCCGGCGCGCGAGCAGTTTATACTGGCGATCGAGCAGCGCAACAACCACTTCGCCGACGCGCGCTTCTATCAGGGGCTGGCCGAAGAGCAGCTTGGCCAGCGCGATGACGCGGTGCAATCATACCAGGCCGCGCTCGAGCAGGGTGGCACCAGCGAGTGGGCCGGCGAAGCACGGACAGCGCTGTCGCGGCTGCGGCAGCCATAG
- a CDS encoding DEAD/DEAH box helicase: protein MNFDQFDLDPRLMQGVRSAGYAAPTPIQAAAIPPALAGHDLIGTAQTGTGKTAAFVLPILQRLLKRPPQPTNGARGRPRALIVTPTRELAEQINDSIRTLGRASGLRSATIYGGVPQGPQERALREGVEILVACPGRLLDHIDQGNAKLDALDVLVLDEADRMFDMGFLPAVRRILSHVPAKRQTMLFSATFPPEIEQLAGQALRAPQRIAVGISQPAATVSHALYPVAQHLKTGLTLELLKHTDTRSVLIFARTRHRAARLAKLIERAGYRVTSLHSDRSQNQRQQALDGFRDGTYQIMVATDIAARGIDVASISHVINYDIPDTADAYIHRIGRTGRAEREGDAFTLITPDDDATVRMIERAVGRRIHRQTIDGFDYHAAPPPPPPSQPQYGRPPRHEQHSAQPAHHSPRPQPAGRPGPATQRRSRAR, encoded by the coding sequence TTGAACTTCGACCAATTCGACCTCGACCCGCGCCTGATGCAGGGCGTGCGGTCGGCCGGCTACGCTGCGCCCACGCCCATCCAGGCGGCTGCCATCCCACCCGCGCTGGCCGGCCACGACCTGATCGGCACCGCGCAGACTGGCACGGGCAAGACCGCCGCGTTCGTGCTGCCGATCTTGCAGCGCCTGCTGAAGCGCCCGCCCCAGCCTACCAATGGCGCACGCGGCCGCCCACGCGCCCTGATCGTCACCCCCACACGCGAGCTTGCCGAGCAGATTAACGACAGCATTCGCACGCTCGGCCGCGCCAGCGGGCTGCGCAGCGCCACGATCTACGGCGGCGTGCCGCAAGGCCCGCAAGAGCGCGCGCTGCGCGAGGGCGTCGAGATCCTGGTGGCCTGCCCTGGCCGCCTGCTCGACCATATCGACCAGGGTAACGCCAAGCTCGACGCGCTCGATGTGCTGGTGCTCGACGAAGCCGACCGTATGTTCGACATGGGCTTTCTGCCGGCGGTGCGGCGCATCCTCAGCCATGTGCCGGCCAAGCGCCAGACCATGCTGTTCTCGGCGACATTTCCGCCCGAGATCGAGCAGCTGGCCGGCCAGGCGCTGCGCGCGCCCCAGCGCATTGCCGTGGGCATCAGCCAGCCGGCCGCCACGGTGTCGCACGCGCTCTACCCGGTGGCCCAGCACCTGAAGACCGGGCTAACGCTCGAGCTGTTGAAACACACCGACACCCGATCGGTGCTCATCTTCGCCCGCACGCGCCACCGCGCCGCGCGCCTGGCCAAGCTGATCGAGCGCGCCGGCTACCGGGTGACCTCGCTGCACAGCGATCGGAGCCAGAACCAGCGCCAGCAAGCGCTCGACGGCTTCCGCGACGGCACGTATCAGATCATGGTCGCCACTGACATCGCCGCGCGCGGGATCGATGTGGCCAGCATCTCGCATGTGATCAACTACGACATCCCCGACACCGCCGACGCCTACATCCACCGGATCGGTCGCACCGGCCGGGCCGAGCGCGAGGGCGATGCCTTCACGCTGATCACGCCCGACGACGATGCCACCGTGCGCATGATCGAGCGCGCGGTCGGCCGGCGAATTCACCGCCAGACGATCGATGGCTTCGACTATCACGCCGCACCGCCGCCACCGCCGCCCAGCCAGCCGCAGTATGGCCGGCCGCCCCGCCACGAGCAGCATAGCGCTCAGCCGGCCCACCATAGCCCACGCCCCCAGCCGGCCGGCCGCCCCGGCCCAGCTACCCAGCGCCGCAGCCGCGCGCGATAA